In the Hordeum vulgare subsp. vulgare chromosome 7H, MorexV3_pseudomolecules_assembly, whole genome shotgun sequence genome, one interval contains:
- the LOC123408874 gene encoding thiamine thiazole synthase 2, chloroplastic, protein MAAMATTASSLLKSSFSGVRLPAAARTPSCVATPRAGAICNSISSSTPPYDLNAFKFSPIKESIVSREMTRRYMTDMITYADTDVVIVGAGSAGLSCAYELSKDPSISIAIIEQSVSPGGGAWLGGQLFSAMVVRKPAHLFLDELNIEYDEQEDYVVIKHAALFTSTIMSRLLARPNVKLFNAVAVEDLIVKENRVAGVVTNWALVSMNHDTQSCMDPNVMEAKVVVSSCGHDGPFGATGVKRLQDIGMIQAVPGMKALDMNTAEDAIVRLTREVVPGMIVTGMEVAEIDGAPRMGPTFGAMMISGQKAAHLALKALGRPNGIDGTLKNVTPALHPEMILAASNNADIVDA, encoded by the exons ATGGCAGCCATGGCCACCACCGCCTCCAGCCTCCTCAAGAGCTCCTTCTCCGGCGTCCGCCTCCCGGCGGCGGCCCGCACCCCGTCCTGCGTTGCCACCCCGCGCGCCGGCGCCATCTGCAACTCAATCTCCTCCTCCACTCCTCCCTATGACCTCAACGCCTTCAAGTTCAGCCCCATCAAGGAGTCCATCGTATCCCGCGAGATGACCCGCCGCTACATGACCGACATGATCACCTACGCCGACACCGACGTCGTCATCGTCGGCGCCGGGTCCGCGGGGCTGTCCTGCGCGTACGAGCTCTCCAAGGACCCCTCCATCAGCATCGCCATCATCGAGCAGTCCGTGTCCCCCGGCGGCGGCGCGTGGCTCGGCGGACAGCTCTTCTCCGCCATGGTCGTGCGCAAGCCGGCGCACCTCTTCCTCGACGAGCTCAACATCGAGTACGACGAGCAGGAGGACTACGTCGTCATCAAGCACGCCGCGCTCTTCACCTCCACCATCAtgagccgcctcctcgcgcgccccAACGTCAAGCTCTTCAACGCCGTCGCCGTGGAGGACCTCATCGTCAAGGAGAACCGcgtcgccggagtcgtcaccaaCTGGGCGCTCGTCTCCATGAACCACGACACACAGTCCTGCATGGACCCCaacgtcatggaggccaaggtcgTGGTGAGCTCCTGCGGCCACGACGGGCCCTTCGGCGCCACCGGGGTCAAGCGGCTCCAGGACATCGGCATGATCCAGGCGGTGCCCGGGATGAAGGCGCTTGACATGAACACGGCCGAGGACGCCATCGTGCGCCTCACCCGCGAGGTCGTCCCGGGCATGATTGTCACCGGCATGGAGGTCGCCGAGATCGACGGTGCCCCGAGAATG GGCCCGACCTTCGGCGCCATGATGATCTCCGGCCAGAAGGCGGCGCACCTGGCGCTCAAGGCCCTCGGCCGGCCGAACGGCATCGACGGGACGCTCAAGAACGTTACCCCGGCGCTGCACCCGGAGATGATCCTGGCGGCGTCCAACAACGCCGACATCGTCGACGCCTAA